From Caretta caretta isolate rCarCar2 chromosome 3, rCarCar1.hap1, whole genome shotgun sequence, a single genomic window includes:
- the RNF144A gene encoding E3 ubiquitin-protein ligase RNF144A isoform X2 codes for MVASEIMQRYKKLQFEREVLLDPCRTWCPSSACQAVCQLQESGPQNPQLVQCKACDIEFCSSCKSNWHPGQGCQENIPITFLPGETSSMYKMEDDDAPIKRCPKCKVYIERDEGCAQMMCKNCKHAFCWYCLESLDDDFLLIHYDKGPCRNKLGHSRASVIWHRTQVVGIFAGFGLLLLVASPFLLLATPFVLCCKCKCNKGDDDPLPT; via the exons ATGGTTGCATCAGAAATCATGCAAAGGTACAAGAAGCTACAGTTTGAAAGAG AAGTGCTTTTGGATCCATGTCGGACCTGGTGTCCATCTTCTGCCTGTCAGGCAGTTTGCCAACTACAAGAATCAGGGCCACAAAATCCGCAGCTGGTTCAATGCAAAGCTTGTGACATAGAGTTCTGCTCATCTTGTAAATCCAACTGGCATCCAGGACAAGGCTGTCAAGAGAATATACCAATCACCTTCCTCCCAGGAGAAACAAG TTCTATGTATAAAATGGAAGATGATGATGCTCCCATCAAACGCTGTCCAAAGTGCAAAGTTTATATTGAGCGAGATGAGGGTTGTGCCCAAATGATGTGTAAAAACTGCAAACATGCCTTTTGCTGGTACTGTCTGGAATCTCTTGAT GATGATTTCCTCCTTATACATTATGACAAAGGACCTTGTCGAAACAAGTTAGGTCACTCCAGGGCATCTGTTATCTGGCACAGAACACAG GTGGTGGGAATCTTTGCGGGATTTGGTCTACTGCTGTTAGTGGCCTCGCCTTTCCTTTTACTTGCTACTCCATTTGTCCTTTGTTGCAAGTGCAAATGTAATAAAGGAGATGATGACCCTCTACCTACCTAG